Proteins from a genomic interval of Fragaria vesca subsp. vesca unplaced genomic scaffold, FraVesHawaii_1.0 scf0513022, whole genome shotgun sequence:
- the LOC101292955 gene encoding uncharacterized protein LOC101292955 has protein sequence MGKTEGEQGLGSTVGSEPSSRNAAACCPWIRTLIGLRCLLFLFLSLALFLSAIFWLPPFLQFADQGDLDLDPVFRDHHIVASFNLFKPVSLVEDNVLQLEDNIFDEIVAPSTKVVILSVESLDGSNHSNVTRVVFGVDPDPKSSKLLPTSQSLIRASFEYLVTHQSLSLNTSLFGSTSFFEVLKFPGGITIIPPQKAFLLQKVQILFNFTLNFSIYQIQLNFNDLKSQLKSGLHLAPYENLYVSLSNSKGSTVAAPTTVQSSVLLTIGNTPSMQRLKQLAQTITHSHSRNLGLNNTVFGKVKQVRLSSILQHSLNGGDGTAWSPSPAPLPQPHPYHHSHHHHHHHHHHHHNSPLAPAISPAPATGSGPPANFQGAPGPVNPSPKPWKTMPAPERSCEAKPPSFWYGRRGKAGKQSHLPPAGAPGVSPPIFGPSPQKHVHPSAPISRSAPASSPLPHVVFAHALPPSKSESDSSHSYAGQSPGPSTSTSTSAALLPCVHWALPLFLALVLHL, from the exons ATGGGAAAGACTGAAGGAGAGCAGGGTTTGGGTTCTACTGTGGGCTCTGAGCCCTCATCGCGAAATGCAGCTGCTTGCTGTCCTTGGATTCGCACACTAATTGGACTCAGAtgccttttgtttctctttctctctcttgctctcttcctctctgcaATCTTCTGGTTGCCTCCGTTTCTTCAGTTTGCGGATCAGGGCGATCTGGATCTTGATCCCGTCTTCAGAG ATCATCATATAGTAgcaagtttcaatctttttaaGCCGGTTTCTTTGGTGGAGGATAATGTCTTGCAGCTTGAGGATAACATTTTTGATGAGATAGTCGCTCCGTCAACTAAA GTGGTTATCCTATCTGTGGAATCCTTAGATGGATCAAATCATTCAAATGTAACAAGAGTAGTATTTGGGGTTGATCCAGacccaaaatcatcaaagttATTGCCAACTTCTCAAAGTTTGATCAGAGCATCTTTTGAATATCTGGTCACACACCAATCACTGAGCCTAAATACATCCTTGTTTGGGTCCACATCCTTTTTCGAGGTGCTAAAATTCCCAGGTGGAATTACCATAATTCCACCACAGAAAGCATTTCTTCTACAGAAAGTGCAAatccttttcaatttcaccttaaacttttccatcTATCAAATACAACTAAATTTCAATGACCTGAAAAGCCAACTGAAGTCGGGTTTACATCTAGCACCCTATGAG AACCTTTATGTTAGCTTGTCAAACTCTAAAGGTTCAACAGTAGCTGCCCCTACTACTGTTCAGTCATCTGTTCTACTGACCATTGGCAATACTCCTTCAATGCAAAGATTAAAACAACTGGCTCAAACCATCACACATTCTCATTCAAGAAACCTAGGCCTGAATAATACGGTGTTTGGTAAAGTCAAGCAAGTTCGTCTTTCATCTATTTTGCAACATTCGCTCAATGGTGGAGATGGCACTGCATGGTCACCTTCTCCTGCTCCATTGCCTCAGCCCCACCCCTACCATCACTcccatcatcaccatcaccaccatcatcaccaccatcacaATTCCCCTCTAGCTCCTGCAATTTCACCTGCACCTGCAACGGGCAGTGGTCCACCCGCAAATTTTCAAGGTGCACCTGGACCAGTTAATCCTTCACCTAAACCATGGAAAACTATGCCTGCACCTGAGAGAAGTTGTGAAGCAAAGCCTCCCAGCTTCTGGTATGGTCGTAGAGGGAAGGCTGGAAAGCAGTCACATTTACCCCCTGCTGGTGCACCAGGTGTTTCTCCTCCCATCTTTGGTCCATCACCCCAAAAGCATGTACACCCTTCAGCACCCATTTCTCGTTCAGCACCAGCATCTAGTCCTTTGCCTCATGTGGTTTTTGCTCATGCTCTTCCGCCATCAAAGAGTGAATCAGATAGTAGCCATTCTTACGCAGGGCAATCACCTGGACCCTCGACATCAACAT CAACTTCTGCAGCTCTTCTTCCTTGTGTTCATTGGGCATTACCACTATTCCTAGCTTTGGTATTACATTTATAA
- the LOC101293253 gene encoding B3 domain-containing transcription factor VRN1-like — protein MSENDVGGLSTTRKCLKRTLEDLGEFQSLNNDEKARALLSADGFISEKAHFKVVIQPSYVQQSYLGLPAKFFKENQIKAAAYVTLRVSNGKTWSVKFNYEQSKATLQRGWLAFVKDNCLKVGDVCVFLLIKDINLLFQVEILRATIFPVLVVAGHSRGATVHVEDNRSSMKVESDCGMDCGMASVNPSPLDIGNKNKGSETSGEVAERHCSFLRVPRDNLEAASKFIPKNPFFRVTIRAYHLARSNNVPANFIKKSIKRLQQKQTVMLQVKNSLWPVNLVPRTQGSAGKLCGGWITFAGEHDLKDGDVCVFELMEMKANNIVLKVHIFRCD, from the exons ATGTCTGAAAATGATGTCGGAGGCTTATCGACTACACGAAAATGCTTAAAGAGAACACTTGAGGATCTTGGGGAGTTTCAATCACTGAATAATGATGAGAAGGCTCGAGCTCTTTTGAGTGCTGATGGTTTTATATCTGAAAAGGCTCACTTCAAGGTTGTCATTCAACCTTCATATGTTCAACAAAGTTATTTG GGTTTGCCAGCGAAGTTTTTTaaggaaaatcaaatcaaggcCGCTGCTTATGTCACCCTTCGGGTTTCAAACGGAAAAACTTGGTCAGTGAAGTTCAATTATGAACAATCAAAAGCCACACTCCAGCGTGGTTGGCTTGCATTTGTAAAGGACAATTGTCTCAAAGTCGGTGATGTGTGTGTCTTTCTCTTGATTAAGGACATTAATCTTTTATTTcaagttgaaattttgagaGCTACAATCTTCCCCGTGCTAGTAG TGGCTGGGCATAGTAGAGGAGCAACTGTACATGTAGAAGATAATAGAAGCTCAATGAAAGTGGAATCTGATTGCGGTATGGACTGTGGTATGGCTTCTGTTAATCCTTCTCCTCTTGATATTG GCAATAAGAACAAAGGATCAGAAACTAGTGGGGAAGTTGCTGAGAGGCATTGCTCATTTTTGAGGGTTCCTAGGGATAACCTCGAAGCAGCCAGCAAGTTCATTCCAAAAAATCCCTTCTTTCGAGTCACTATTCGGGCTTATCACCTTGCGAGGTCAAAT AATGTACCAGCCAATTTCATCAAGAAATCCATAAAGCGACTACAGCAGAAACAAACAGTGATGCTTCAAGTTAAAAATAGTTTATGGCCTGTGAATTTGGTACCTCGTACTCAAGGATCAGCTGGCAAACTTTGTGGTGGTTGGATTACATTTGCCGGGGAACATGATTTGAAAGATGGtgatgtttgtgtttttgagcTTATGGAGATGAAAGCCAATAATATTGTACTGAAAGTTCACATTTTTAGATGTGATTAG